A section of the Schistosoma haematobium chromosome ZW, whole genome shotgun sequence genome encodes:
- the WDR47_1 gene encoding WD repeat-containing protein 47, variant 2 (EggNog:ENOG410V6A5~COG:S) has translation MSVQKHEKVQLTVYEADVVKLILEFLEKRDLAISMLALERETGQVNGPFNEDILFFRQLILEGHWDDALDYLEPLRGPPVALDLRKPRFLLLKHKYLELLCLRDVTNLDGNNSANGTTGVNVNENNIDHGVEQVIDCLKQLEPECENQAEYRDLTLLLTLTRLDQHPDYRYWNPSLGRLQCFNQIYPLLQPFIQLSKHSSSGQASTDENARGDRLLRLLVKGLLYEACVDYCALMATERKAQMQITGMLGGDLDEEEETERFYNQNISLHTTQNNEINQRAHSHSTSHCRQPVAPDLSLNSWLQSLKPVNFSQPFQSYELDLKVQPINRPTLESSLWPEHILTQPTVKPLVFPYTHIPESNTIMGSSIQRSVLSIHNPALKRGHLQGPSGELMRSLIPAYEGLSSGLLRMNPPSLQNDELNGEYDINHHNGINTGLRPVIRSSGLPNLSRRGPRLMTHSLSGFRLPPNPNLQFLNQKSNSNRTVASTNSQDNNTMSEDKVQNISADQNTNENANLESANISASMQASVDRLFSLHGQMSSTSTDMNSSMADHHEHNIYTTVRNSMLLSRSTALTGGQMQSITEESPHSSFDPVTNDRLAVKQSVSVDDTTSHRKSPSSSSPCNRTMSGSLSPKEMVASMQSSIIIDIESDKDGHKLGSHAGDLLHEFQKRRIDRENSQVLDTTTGANSEDQSCPVTPIISQATKNPTQLSETMEPNINEKPSIVNSSSQPQAQRTDMDRPCKLNGEVSDTPDTSPQTPRYIPVTILEDSQPIRCIAFHPSGRLYAVGSNSKFLRVCQYPSLQHLSANHVATSPVVLMRRQKYHKGSIYCVAWSPDGRIIATGSNDTTTRLLQMDPTTGIPDAACGDPEIASTAGQAIELRYHDGTVRDIAFLLGSYPCSDTITSTPSSHLLSAGAGDSRIYLVDCNRAQTFDLSTPKSTPPNYVVRSMSGHTAAVYSLSVWSPGSLFVSGSADATARLWDLRAPAPVLIVPSYSGSQGSAFASVTVEPNCNLLASGHEDSTISLFDLRGARYINAYRPHSNEVRSVRFSPTAYYLLSASYDKRVILTDFHGDLSQPLPCVQLAEHTDKIIQARWHPNQLSFITSSADKSVISWALPTV, from the exons tgGGACGATGCACTTGACTATTTGGAACCATTACGAGGTCCACCTGTTGCGTTAGATCTTAGGAAGCCccgatttttattattaaaacataaGTATCTAGAATTATTGTGTCTACGTGATGTAACTAACTTGGATGGGAATAATTCAGCTAATGGGACTACCGGTGTTAATGTTAACGAAAATAATATAGATCATGGTGTTGAACAG gttattgattgtttgaaacaGTTAGAACCTGAATGTGAAAATCAGGCAGAATATCGTGATTTAACTCTTTTGTTAACTTTAACACGATTAGACCAACATCCGGATTATCGCTATTGGAATCCAAGTTTAGGCCGTTTACAATGCTTTAATCAG ATCTATCCGCTCTTGCAACCATTTATTCAACTTAGTAAACATTCATCTAGTGGCCAGGCATCAACTGATGAAAATGCTCGTGGTGACCGACTTTTACGATTACTTGTTAAAGGTTTACTATACGAAGCCTGTGTAGATTACTGTGCTCTTATGGCAACAGAACGGAAAGCTCAAATGCAGATAACTGGAATGCTTGGAG GTGATTTagacgaagaagaagaaactgAACGTTTTTACAATCAGAATATTTCTTTACATactacacaaaacaatgaaataaatcaacGAGCACATAGTCATTCTACTAGTCATTGTCGTCAACCTGTTGCACCGGATTTATCATTAAATTCATGGCTTCAATCATTGAAACCAGTGAATTTTAGTCAACCATTCCAATCATATGAATTAGATTTGAAAGTACAACCAATTAATCGACCAACACTTGAATCTAGTTTATGGCCAGAACATATATTAACTCAACCTACTGTGAAACCACTCGTATTTCCTTATACTCACATACCAGAATCAAATACCATAATGGGATCGAGTATTCAGCGTTCAGTATTATCAATACATAATCCAGCTTTAAAAAGAGGCCATCTTCAAGGACCTAGTGGTGAATTAATGCGAAGTCTTATTCCTGCTTATGAAGGACTTTCCAGTGGTCTCTTACGCATGAATCCACCGTCATTACAAAATGATGAACTTAACGGTGAATATGACATCAATCATCATAATGGTATCAATACAGGTTTGCGTCCAGTTATTCGGAGTTCTGGTTTACCAAATTTATCTCGACGTGGT CCTCGGTTAATGACTCATTCTTTGTCTGGATTTCGTCTTCCACCTAATCCgaatttacaatttttaaatCAAAAATCTAATTCCAACCGAACAGTTGCATCTACAAATTCACAAGATAATAATACTATGTCAGAAGATAAAGTACAAAATATTTCAGCTGATCAAAACACTAATGAAAATGCTAATTTAGAATCGGCCAATATTTCCGCCAGTATGCAAGCTTCAGTGGACCGGTTATTTTCACTACATGGTCAAATGTCATCTACTTCAACAGATATGAATAGTTCTATGGCAGATCATCATGAACATAACATATACACAACGGTACGAAATTCAATGTTATTATCTCGTTCTACTGCTCTAACAGGAGGTCAAATGCAATCAATTACAGAAGAATCACCTCATTCATCATTTGATCCTGTTACTAATGATCGTTTGGCAGTGAAACAATCTGTCAGTGTTGATGATACTACCAGTCATCGGAAATCTCCATCATCTTCATCACCATGTAATAGAACAATGTCTGGTAGTTTATCACCTAAAGAGATGGTTGCATCAATGCAAAGTTCAATTATTATCGATATAGAAAGTG ATAAAGATGGTCATAAACTCGGTTCACATGCTGGTGATTTATTGCATGAATTTCAAAAACGTCGTATTGATAGAGAAAATTCTCAAGTGCTCGATACTACTACCGGTGCTAATAGCGAAGATCAATCATGTCCAGTTACACCT ATCATTAGTCAAGCTACAAAAAATCCTACTCAGCTGTCTGAAACTATGGAAcctaatataaatgaaaaaccATCTATAGTTAATTCTTCCTCACAACCACAGGCACAACGTACTGACATGGATAgaccatgtaaacttaatggTGAAGTGTCGGACACCCCTGATACCAGTCCTCAAACTCCACGTTACATACCTGTAACAATTTTAGAAGATAGTCAACCAATACGTTGTATTGCATTTCATCCATCTGGACGATTGTATGCTGTCGGTTCGAATAGTAAATTTTTACGTGTATGCCAATATCCTAGTTTACAGCACCTTAG TGCTAATCATGTAGCTACTTCTCCAGTAGTTCTAATGAGGCGTCAAAAATACCACAAAGGTAGTATATATTGTGTTGCTTGGAGTCCAGATGGTCGTATTATCGCAACAGGAAGTAACGACACTACAACTCGCCTACTTCAGATGGACCCAACAACTGGCATACCAGATGCTGCTTGTGGTGATCCAGAAATTGCAAGTACCGCTGGACAAGCCATTGAACTAAGATATCATGATGGTACGGTACGAGATATTGCATTTCTA TTAGGAAGTTATCCATGTTCGGATACAATTACAAGTACACCAAGTAGTCATTTACTAAGTGCTGGTGCAGGCGATTCTCGTATTTATCTTGTTGATTGTAATCGAGCCCAAACATTTGATCTATCTACACCGAAGTCCACTCCACCTAATTATGTTGTACGTTCAATGTCTGGGCACACAGCTGCAGTTTATTCATTATCTGTATGGAGTCCTGGCTCATTGTTCGTTTCTGGTAGTGCAGATGCTACTGCACGTTTATGGGATTTACGAGCTCCAGCTCCTGTGTTAATTGTTCCATCTTATTCAGGTTCACAAG GCAGTGCATTTGCTTCAGTTACTGTTGAGCCGAATTGTAATTTACTCGCTAGCGGACATGAGGATTCAACAATATCATTATTTGATTTACGTGGTGCTCGTTATATCAATGCATACAGACCACATTCAAATGAAGTGCGTAGTGTACGATTCTCACCAACTGCTTATTACCTACTATCAGCTAGTTATGACAAACGTGTTATATTAACCGACTTTCATG GTGATTTATCTCAACCATTGCCTTGTGTTCAATTAGCTGAGCATACGGATAAAATTATACAAGCACGTTGGCATCCTAATCAATTATCATTCATTACCTCAAGTGCAGATAAGAGTGTTATTTCATGGGCATTACCCACTGTGTGA